The proteins below come from a single Serratia fonticola genomic window:
- a CDS encoding hydrogenase 4 subunit D yields MENTLCLQYTALATLLLPFIGALLTACVPQRMAKWICTLFALLATLGTVVIGWLFLAHGKADTTITLLQYGNVALFGFIIDRISTLIVFAVVFLGLLVSLYSTGYLTTANREHPHEGSNRYYAFLLIFIGAMAGLVMSSTILGQLLFFEITGGCSWGLISYYQTPKAQRSAMKALLITHIASIGLYLAAATLFLNTGTFALSAIAQLNGTASLVVFGGILFAAWGKSAQLPLQAWLPDAMEAPTPVSAYLHAASMVKVGVYIYARAILSADAVPHIIGWVGIVMATITLIYGFLMYLPQKDMKRLLAWSTITQLSYIFLALSISIFGSKTAFLGGVAYIFNHAFAKSLFFLVAGALSYSCGTRMLPRLQGVMNKMPLLGVGFCVAALAITGVPPFNGFFSKFPIFAAGFALSHEFWLMTPLMVLVLIESVASFAWFIYWFGRVIPGKPSDEVAHAAPLPLVMSAVLVILIAMSVGSSVIAVAWLG; encoded by the coding sequence ATGGAAAATACGCTCTGTTTGCAATATACCGCCCTCGCCACGCTACTGCTGCCGTTTATCGGCGCACTGCTGACGGCCTGCGTGCCGCAACGGATGGCCAAGTGGATATGTACCCTGTTCGCGCTGTTGGCCACGCTGGGTACGGTGGTCATCGGCTGGCTATTCCTGGCCCATGGCAAGGCGGATACGACCATCACGCTGCTGCAATACGGCAACGTGGCGCTGTTCGGCTTTATCATCGATCGCATCAGCACGCTGATTGTCTTCGCGGTGGTGTTTCTTGGCCTGCTGGTCAGCCTGTATTCCACCGGTTACCTCACCACCGCCAACCGCGAACATCCCCACGAGGGCAGCAACCGCTATTACGCTTTCCTGCTGATCTTTATCGGGGCGATGGCCGGGCTGGTGATGTCCTCCACCATTCTGGGACAGTTGCTGTTCTTCGAGATCACCGGCGGCTGTTCCTGGGGGCTGATCAGCTACTACCAGACGCCGAAGGCACAGCGCTCGGCCATGAAGGCCCTGCTGATCACCCATATTGCCTCGATCGGCTTATACCTGGCGGCGGCGACGCTGTTCCTCAATACCGGCACCTTCGCCCTGAGCGCGATTGCGCAGCTCAACGGTACGGCCAGCCTGGTCGTGTTTGGCGGCATCCTGTTTGCAGCCTGGGGGAAATCGGCCCAGCTTCCGTTGCAGGCCTGGCTACCCGATGCCATGGAAGCCCCTACCCCGGTGAGCGCCTATCTGCACGCCGCCTCGATGGTGAAAGTGGGCGTCTACATCTATGCCCGTGCCATCCTGTCTGCGGATGCGGTGCCGCATATTATCGGCTGGGTCGGCATCGTTATGGCGACCATCACCCTGATTTACGGTTTCCTGATGTATCTGCCGCAAAAGGATATGAAGCGACTGCTGGCCTGGTCCACCATCACCCAGCTCTCCTATATTTTCCTGGCGCTGTCTATTTCCATCTTCGGTTCCAAAACCGCCTTTCTGGGCGGCGTGGCTTACATCTTTAACCACGCGTTTGCCAAGAGCCTGTTCTTCCTGGTGGCCGGGGCGCTGAGCTACAGCTGCGGCACCCGGATGCTGCCGCGTTTGCAGGGCGTGATGAACAAGATGCCGCTGCTGGGCGTGGGGTTCTGCGTGGCCGCGCTGGCGATCACCGGGGTGCCGCCGTTTAACGGCTTCTTCAGCAAGTTCCCGATTTTTGCCGCCGGTTTTGCACTGTCGCATGAGTTCTGGCTGATGACGCCGCTGATGGTGCTGGTGCTGATCGAGTCGGTCGCCAGCTTTGCCTGGTTCATCTATTGGTTTGGGCGCGTTATTCCTGGCAAACCCAGTGATGAGGTGGCACATGCCGCTCCGCTGCCGCTGGTGATGAGCGCGGTGTTAGTGATTCTGATCGCGATGTCGGTAGGTTCCAGCGTGATTGCCGTCGCCTGGCTTGGATAA
- a CDS encoding respiratory chain complex I subunit 1 family protein: MSMQETPSLMMGLFALMQALIMLAIAPLFTGISRQIRARMHSRRGPGIWQDYRDMGKLFKRQEVAPAQSGAIFRVMPYVLLSSMLLVAMTLPIFTRTSPFAGAGDLITLLYLFALFRFFFSLSGLDTGSPFAGIGASRELTLGVLVEPTLILALLVVALIAGSTNIGTISATLTEGWSSPTATLLAMLACGFAAFIEMGKIPFDVAEAEQELQEGPLTEYSGSGLALVKWGIGLKQVVVAELFLAVFIPFGKAVELTVPALALAAVIMLAKLLTVFVIASIFENTLARGRFLLTHHVTWLGFGVAALAFVFYLTGL, encoded by the coding sequence ATGTCGATGCAGGAAACACCGTCGTTAATGATGGGACTCTTCGCGCTGATGCAGGCGCTGATAATGCTGGCGATCGCGCCGCTGTTCACCGGGATCTCCCGCCAAATCCGCGCCCGGATGCACTCTCGCCGTGGCCCCGGCATTTGGCAGGACTACCGCGATATGGGCAAGCTGTTCAAACGTCAGGAGGTAGCTCCGGCACAGTCGGGCGCCATCTTCCGCGTGATGCCTTATGTGTTGCTGAGCAGCATGTTGCTGGTGGCGATGACGCTGCCCATCTTCACGCGGACGTCGCCGTTTGCCGGTGCGGGGGACTTGATCACCCTGCTCTATCTGTTCGCACTGTTCCGCTTCTTCTTCTCGCTGTCTGGTCTGGATACCGGTAGCCCGTTTGCCGGGATCGGGGCCAGCCGCGAACTGACGCTGGGCGTATTGGTAGAACCTACGCTGATCCTGGCGTTGTTGGTGGTCGCGCTGATTGCCGGTTCCACCAATATCGGCACCATCAGCGCCACCCTGACCGAAGGGTGGAGCTCCCCAACGGCCACCCTGCTGGCCATGCTGGCCTGCGGTTTCGCCGCGTTTATCGAAATGGGCAAGATCCCCTTCGATGTAGCAGAGGCGGAACAGGAACTTCAGGAAGGGCCGTTGACCGAATACTCCGGCTCTGGCCTGGCGTTGGTGAAATGGGGGATCGGTCTCAAGCAGGTAGTGGTGGCCGAGCTGTTCCTGGCGGTCTTTATTCCCTTTGGCAAGGCAGTGGAGCTGACGGTGCCTGCGCTGGCACTGGCGGCAGTCATCATGCTGGCCAAGCTACTGACGGTGTTTGTCATCGCCTCCATTTTTGAAAATACCTTGGCGCGTGGGCGGTTCTTGTTGACGCACCACGTTACCTGGCTCGGTTTTGGCGTAGCGGCGCTGGCCTTTGTCTTTTACCTAACCGGTCTGTAG
- the hyfB gene encoding hydrogenase 4 subunit B: MDSLTLLLWALVIYVAGGVLSLLLFRRERLAILLAGISAMIGGLLGLCSAVPVLLSGQTLTFSTPGLFSFAAFVVRMDSLAAFMLVVISLLVTVCALYSIAYVQEYRGKGAASMGFFMNLFIASMVGLVVMDNAFYFIILFEMMSLASWFLVIADQDDESISAGLLYFFIAHAGSVLIMIAFFLMWRQSGSLDFDSFRSLSLSPWMASVVFLLSFFGFGAKAGMLPLHSWLPRAHPAAPSHASALMSGVMVKIGIFGIIKVGIDLLGATEMWWGIVVLAFGAVSAVLGVLYALAEHDIKRLLAWHTVENIGIILMGVGVAMVGMASGHPVMAALGLLGALYHLLNHAVFKGLLFLGAGAVIWRVHTRDMEHMGGLAKLMPLTGLAFLIGCMSISALPPLNGFISEWYTYQSLFSMSHDGNFVMRLSGPIAMVMLAITGALAAMCFVKVYGVSFCGGPRSEKAAQAREVPWQMTVSMLLLALLCVLLGVGASVVAPILAQVAMTLVGTHDVTVVQGSMLVPQLASQAMLSPALTFILLLALPLIPLAVYLLLKSNQSSFRRRGDPWACGYNWEQAMAVSAGGFTQPLRAMFASLYRLRKQLDPTPVLSRALEQTTAGATRAEPFWDDWIINPLVKASQRLGVRLQGMQSGDFRFYCLYVVIALVILLLLVAV; encoded by the coding sequence ATGGACTCTCTCACTCTACTGCTGTGGGCTTTGGTGATTTATGTCGCCGGTGGCGTGTTATCACTACTGCTGTTTCGCCGGGAGCGCCTCGCCATTTTGCTGGCAGGCATCAGCGCGATGATCGGCGGCCTGTTAGGGCTATGCAGCGCCGTTCCCGTCCTGTTAAGCGGGCAAACCCTCACCTTCTCCACCCCTGGCCTGTTCTCATTTGCCGCCTTTGTGGTGCGCATGGACTCGCTGGCGGCCTTTATGCTGGTGGTGATTTCGCTGCTGGTCACCGTTTGTGCGTTGTATTCCATCGCCTATGTGCAGGAGTATCGCGGCAAAGGCGCCGCGAGCATGGGGTTCTTTATGAACCTGTTTATCGCCTCGATGGTCGGGCTGGTGGTGATGGATAACGCCTTCTACTTCATTATTCTGTTCGAAATGATGTCGCTGGCCTCCTGGTTCCTGGTGATCGCCGATCAGGATGACGAATCCATCAGCGCCGGTTTGCTGTACTTCTTTATCGCCCACGCCGGTTCGGTGCTGATCATGATCGCCTTCTTCCTGATGTGGCGGCAGAGCGGCAGCCTGGACTTTGACTCCTTCCGTTCGCTGTCGCTCTCCCCTTGGATGGCGTCGGTGGTTTTCCTGCTTTCCTTCTTTGGTTTTGGGGCCAAGGCGGGGATGCTGCCGCTGCACAGCTGGTTACCGCGCGCCCACCCCGCGGCTCCTTCTCATGCCTCAGCGCTGATGTCCGGCGTGATGGTGAAGATCGGCATCTTCGGCATCATCAAGGTCGGGATCGACCTGCTGGGTGCCACCGAAATGTGGTGGGGCATCGTGGTGCTAGCCTTCGGCGCAGTGTCTGCAGTGTTGGGAGTGCTGTATGCGTTGGCCGAGCACGATATCAAACGCCTGCTGGCCTGGCACACGGTGGAGAACATCGGCATCATTTTAATGGGCGTGGGCGTGGCGATGGTCGGCATGGCTAGCGGACATCCGGTGATGGCGGCGTTGGGCCTGCTCGGCGCGCTATATCACCTGCTCAACCATGCGGTGTTTAAAGGTTTGCTGTTCCTGGGTGCCGGTGCCGTGATTTGGCGCGTACATACCCGCGATATGGAACACATGGGCGGCCTGGCGAAGCTGATGCCGCTCACCGGGCTGGCGTTCCTGATCGGCTGTATGTCGATCTCCGCCCTGCCGCCGCTGAACGGTTTTATCAGCGAGTGGTACACCTACCAATCGCTGTTCTCCATGAGCCACGACGGCAACTTTGTGATGCGCCTCAGCGGCCCGATTGCCATGGTGATGCTGGCGATCACCGGGGCGCTGGCGGCGATGTGCTTCGTCAAGGTCTACGGCGTCAGCTTCTGCGGCGGGCCGCGCAGTGAAAAAGCGGCGCAGGCTCGCGAAGTGCCATGGCAGATGACAGTCTCCATGCTGTTGCTGGCCCTGCTGTGCGTATTGCTCGGCGTAGGGGCCAGCGTGGTCGCTCCCATTCTGGCCCAGGTTGCCATGACGCTGGTCGGCACTCATGACGTCACCGTGGTGCAAGGCTCAATGCTGGTGCCGCAACTGGCCAGCCAGGCCATGCTGTCACCGGCGCTGACCTTTATCCTGCTGCTCGCCCTGCCGCTGATCCCATTGGCGGTGTATCTGCTGCTGAAAAGCAATCAGTCCAGCTTCCGTCGCCGTGGCGACCCGTGGGCCTGCGGCTACAACTGGGAGCAAGCGATGGCGGTATCCGCCGGGGGCTTTACCCAGCCACTGCGTGCCATGTTTGCCTCGCTGTACCGTCTGCGCAAGCAGCTCGATCCAACGCCTGTATTGTCGCGAGCACTGGAACAGACCACCGCAGGGGCAACACGCGCCGAGCCGTTCTGGGATGACTGGATCATCAATCCGCTGGTCAAGGCCTCTCAACGCCTGGGTGTACGGTTGCAGGGCATGCAGAGCGGCGACTTCCGCTTCTATTGCCTGTATGTGGTGATCGCCTTGGTGATCCTGCTGTTGCTTGTCGCGGTTTAA
- a CDS encoding 4Fe-4S dicluster domain-containing protein, with protein sequence MNRFVIAEPQHCIGCNTCMAACTEVHKAEGLQSHPRLMVTRVGEQTAPMLCRQCEDAPCARVCPVNAITHGEHAIELNETLCIGCKLCGLACPFGAITPAGSGPVNIPSMFEQYVPAELLPDVPTSPASQSPYLSWNAGIKTVAVKCDLCAFLADGPECVRICPTNALHIVDEQQLEQEAQARRLARAGQVAIGWPSSPSLVRGQK encoded by the coding sequence ATGAACCGCTTTGTTATTGCGGAGCCTCAGCACTGTATCGGCTGCAACACCTGCATGGCCGCCTGCACTGAGGTGCATAAGGCCGAAGGGCTACAGTCGCATCCCAGGCTGATGGTGACGCGCGTTGGAGAGCAAACGGCACCGATGCTTTGCCGCCAATGTGAAGATGCCCCTTGCGCGCGCGTTTGCCCGGTCAACGCCATCACGCACGGCGAGCACGCCATCGAACTGAACGAGACCCTGTGCATTGGCTGCAAGCTGTGTGGCCTGGCCTGCCCGTTCGGTGCAATCACGCCTGCGGGCAGCGGGCCAGTCAATATCCCGTCGATGTTTGAGCAGTACGTCCCGGCAGAACTACTGCCCGACGTGCCAACCAGCCCCGCAAGCCAATCGCCCTATCTGTCCTGGAATGCCGGGATCAAAACGGTGGCGGTGAAGTGCGATCTCTGCGCGTTCCTCGCCGATGGGCCGGAATGCGTGCGCATCTGCCCAACCAATGCCTTGCATATCGTCGATGAGCAGCAGCTTGAGCAGGAAGCGCAGGCCCGGCGTTTGGCGCGAGCCGGCCAGGTCGCGATCGGCTGGCCATCCTCTCCTTCTCTCGTCAGGGGGCAGAAATAA
- the hydN gene encoding electron transport protein HydN, with product MNRFIMADPQKCIGCRTCEIACVVAHSQNQDVSALDAANFTPRLHLLKGGNVSTVVLCRQCDDAPCASVCPNGAISQSDGMVKVAQERCIGCKACGMACPYGVMEVITRPVVHHGNALMFPAAEKAEAHKCDLCTGRANGPACMEFCPTDALHCIDQQLLQKMNAEKRRRAALSTLSLAM from the coding sequence ATGAACAGGTTTATCATGGCCGATCCGCAAAAATGCATTGGCTGCCGTACTTGTGAGATCGCCTGCGTAGTGGCCCATAGCCAAAACCAGGATGTCTCGGCGCTGGATGCCGCCAACTTCACGCCTCGCCTGCATCTGCTGAAAGGCGGCAATGTCAGCACCGTGGTGCTGTGTCGTCAGTGTGATGATGCCCCCTGCGCCAGCGTTTGCCCCAACGGGGCCATCAGCCAGAGCGACGGCATGGTCAAGGTTGCGCAGGAACGCTGCATCGGCTGTAAAGCCTGCGGCATGGCTTGCCCCTACGGGGTGATGGAAGTGATCACCCGCCCGGTAGTCCACCATGGCAATGCCTTGATGTTCCCCGCCGCCGAGAAAGCGGAAGCACACAAGTGCGATCTCTGCACCGGACGAGCCAATGGCCCTGCCTGTATGGAGTTTTGCCCCACCGACGCGTTGCACTGCATAGACCAACAACTGCTGCAAAAAATGAATGCTGAAAAACGCCGCCGCGCCGCCCTCAGCACACTGTCGTTGGCGATGTAA
- the hypA gene encoding hydrogenase maturation nickel metallochaperone HypA: MHEITLCHHAMEIMQQHARQNHARRITAVWFEIGAFSCVEAESLRFCFDMVCRGTLAEGCELHLLEQQAQCWCHDCRVDVQLLAPQVLVCPQCGGRNLRVQADDGLQLKRLEIE, translated from the coding sequence ATGCATGAAATAACCCTGTGCCATCATGCGATGGAAATCATGCAGCAACATGCCCGGCAAAATCATGCCCGACGCATTACCGCCGTCTGGTTTGAGATCGGCGCATTTTCCTGCGTGGAGGCGGAGTCGTTGCGGTTCTGCTTTGACATGGTTTGTCGCGGCACCTTGGCCGAAGGCTGCGAGTTACATCTGCTCGAACAACAGGCACAGTGCTGGTGCCACGACTGCCGGGTGGATGTGCAACTGCTGGCTCCCCAGGTCTTGGTCTGCCCGCAATGCGGCGGGCGCAACCTGCGAGTGCAGGCGGATGACGGCTTGCAACTCAAGCGCCTGGAAATTGAATAA
- the hybG gene encoding hydrogenase maturation factor HybG, whose amino-acid sequence MCIGIPGKVVALDENQHQHAWVDVCGVQREVNIALVCQDDEPPEALIGSWVLIHVGFAMSRLDEHEAQETLSALQAMGEVEQDVALFLAGEGNQERR is encoded by the coding sequence ATGTGTATAGGCATTCCCGGTAAGGTTGTGGCGCTGGACGAAAACCAACACCAGCACGCCTGGGTCGACGTCTGCGGTGTGCAACGAGAAGTGAATATTGCCCTGGTGTGCCAGGACGATGAACCGCCAGAAGCGCTAATCGGTAGCTGGGTGTTGATCCATGTAGGCTTTGCCATGAGCCGCCTGGATGAGCATGAAGCACAGGAAACCTTGTCGGCACTGCAAGCTATGGGGGAAGTGGAGCAGGACGTGGCGCTGTTCCTTGCAGGCGAAGGAAACCAGGAACGGCGATAA
- the flhA gene encoding formate hydrogenlyase transcriptional activator FlhA, with translation MSTVRLEQQDLLEITRMLLGQHTFIDLLLQLRQVLRRLQLADSVALVLFDPHSERVSFHGLDHALQPVNYQDETLLVNGPVSRFQHSSLPQRWQADELHERYPQIRALKLHPPFNQYCLMPLHAGGRPLGGCELLRSGNEPFSDASLVQLQTLMELVALATQQIVLLDNAQRQQHQLRHELDDYRILVDVTNAVLSKLDLDDVMGEISEKIHHFFNSDAISIVLRSNHAEQLTIYSTHYLNNNTAERQQYNVALAGTLTERVMRSGEMLLLNLKNAEQLSGYERRLFELSQGRIEALCVLPLIFGQKKLGVLKLAQCQADGFNAASLRVLQQIAERIAIAVDNALACQEINRLKESLVHENLYLTEQINVNHPDLSEIVGRSAGMSAVLKQVEIVAKSDCSVLILGETGTGKELIARAIHNLSERRDQRMVKMNCAVMPAGLLESDLFGHEKGSFTGASTQRMGRFELAEKGTLFLDEVGEIPIELQPKLLRVLQEREFERVGGNKPISVDIRLIAATNRDLQQMVADREFRSDLFYRLNVFPIVIPPLRERPEDIPQLVKFLTHKIARRMKRTIDSIPAQTLRLLSQMPWPGNVRELENVIERAVLLTRGSVLELPLPELQYSQPSMVLSAPATETVSPEEDERQRVLRVLRETNGVVAGPRGAAQRLGLKRTTLLSRMKKWGISVN, from the coding sequence ATGTCGACTGTACGCTTAGAACAACAAGACCTGCTCGAAATTACCCGCATGCTGCTCGGGCAGCATACTTTCATCGATCTGTTACTGCAATTGCGTCAGGTGTTGCGGCGTCTGCAACTGGCCGACAGCGTCGCGTTGGTGCTATTTGATCCTCATAGCGAACGGGTGAGTTTTCACGGGCTGGATCACGCGCTGCAGCCGGTAAACTATCAGGACGAAACGCTGCTGGTGAATGGTCCGGTCAGCCGCTTTCAACACAGCTCGTTACCCCAACGCTGGCAGGCCGATGAGCTGCACGAACGCTATCCGCAAATCCGCGCCCTGAAGTTGCATCCTCCCTTCAACCAATACTGTCTGATGCCGCTACATGCGGGTGGTCGGCCGCTCGGTGGTTGTGAATTACTGCGTAGCGGAAACGAGCCGTTCAGCGATGCCAGCCTGGTGCAGTTGCAAACGCTGATGGAGCTGGTGGCGCTGGCTACGCAGCAGATCGTTTTGCTGGACAACGCGCAACGGCAACAGCACCAGCTACGTCATGAGCTGGATGACTATCGCATCTTGGTGGATGTCACCAATGCGGTGCTGTCAAAGCTGGATCTGGATGACGTGATGGGGGAGATCTCGGAGAAAATTCACCACTTTTTCAACAGTGATGCCATCAGCATAGTATTACGCAGTAACCACGCCGAGCAGCTCACCATCTACTCCACCCACTATCTGAACAACAATACTGCTGAACGTCAGCAGTACAACGTGGCATTGGCAGGCACCTTAACCGAACGGGTGATGCGCAGCGGCGAAATGCTGCTGTTGAACCTGAAAAATGCCGAGCAGCTTTCCGGCTATGAACGTCGGCTGTTTGAACTCTCACAGGGCAGGATCGAGGCATTGTGCGTATTGCCACTGATATTCGGCCAAAAGAAGCTGGGCGTGCTGAAGCTGGCGCAATGCCAGGCAGATGGCTTTAACGCGGCCAGCTTACGGGTGCTGCAACAAATTGCCGAGCGTATTGCCATCGCGGTGGATAACGCGCTGGCCTGCCAGGAGATCAACCGGCTCAAAGAGAGTCTGGTGCATGAGAACCTGTATCTGACTGAGCAGATCAACGTCAATCATCCCGATCTGAGCGAGATTGTTGGGCGCAGCGCGGGGATGTCTGCGGTGCTCAAACAGGTCGAAATCGTGGCTAAAAGCGACTGTTCGGTGCTGATCCTCGGGGAGACTGGCACCGGCAAGGAGCTGATAGCGCGAGCGATCCATAACCTGAGCGAACGGCGTGACCAGCGCATGGTGAAAATGAATTGTGCGGTGATGCCTGCGGGCCTGTTGGAAAGCGATCTGTTTGGCCATGAAAAAGGCTCGTTTACCGGAGCCTCCACCCAACGCATGGGCCGTTTTGAACTGGCGGAGAAGGGGACGCTATTCCTTGATGAAGTGGGAGAAATCCCCATTGAGCTGCAGCCCAAGCTGCTGCGGGTGTTACAGGAGCGGGAGTTTGAGCGAGTCGGTGGCAACAAACCGATCTCCGTCGATATCCGTCTGATTGCCGCCACCAACCGGGATTTGCAGCAGATGGTGGCCGATCGTGAGTTTCGCAGCGATCTGTTTTATCGCCTGAACGTGTTTCCGATCGTCATTCCACCGCTGCGTGAACGGCCCGAGGATATCCCCCAACTGGTGAAGTTCCTGACCCATAAAATTGCTCGCCGCATGAAACGCACCATCGACAGTATCCCGGCGCAAACGCTGCGGTTATTAAGCCAGATGCCGTGGCCGGGCAACGTGCGTGAACTGGAGAACGTGATTGAGCGGGCGGTATTGCTGACGCGCGGCTCGGTGCTTGAGTTACCGCTGCCTGAATTGCAGTATTCGCAACCCTCAATGGTGCTCTCCGCACCAGCCACGGAAACGGTATCGCCGGAGGAAGATGAGCGCCAACGGGTGCTCCGCGTGCTGAGAGAAACCAACGGCGTGGTTGCCGGGCCACGCGGGGCCGCACAGCGCCTTGGATTGAAACGCACTACGCTGCTATCGCGAATGAAGAAGTGGGGAATTTCGGTGAATTGA
- a CDS encoding LuxR C-terminal-related transcriptional regulator, which translates to MKIKVLISNDDKFFTQGLTQILGHYFNEKGIFVDVNETLDANVHYYLAFIGVNNLSQYLYARKMVSTEVIFIIQPEVELILNRPEKGMKILLRNQSVNTLLQQIDEVYLAPQGFAQIRQPLSLTLREKDVLHYYSIGYTNIEIGELLGIHQKTVSAHKIKAMNKLNFKHKGEFRRWLIETHCPQMRGVENLR; encoded by the coding sequence ATGAAGATAAAAGTACTTATATCGAACGATGACAAGTTCTTTACGCAGGGCCTGACGCAAATTTTGGGTCACTACTTTAATGAAAAAGGTATCTTTGTTGACGTTAATGAAACACTTGATGCCAATGTTCATTACTATTTGGCCTTTATTGGCGTCAATAATCTATCGCAATATCTCTATGCCAGGAAAATGGTCAGTACTGAGGTGATATTTATTATTCAGCCTGAGGTTGAGTTGATTTTAAATCGCCCTGAAAAGGGGATGAAAATTCTGCTGCGCAATCAATCTGTCAACACGCTCTTGCAGCAAATTGATGAGGTTTATCTCGCGCCACAGGGGTTTGCGCAGATTAGGCAACCTCTGTCATTGACCCTGCGAGAAAAGGACGTATTACATTATTATTCCATTGGTTACACCAATATTGAAATTGGTGAACTACTTGGCATACATCAGAAAACGGTCAGTGCGCACAAAATCAAAGCGATGAACAAGCTTAACTTCAAGCACAAAGGCGAGTTCAGGCGTTGGCTCATCGAGACGCATTGCCCGCAGATGCGTGGAGTAGAAAATCTGAGATGA
- a CDS encoding winged helix-turn-helix domain-containing protein, with protein sequence MKYIIDTGLVFDSDERTLFLQESPDESLEIGAITARLFVEMLENVAGVERDYLLDAVWSNHGLKPSNNNLNNHISLLRKNIASIAEVDDLIITLPKKGFVVNKKYAVNVLGAEISDRPEEEDKVAKKATAMDYPATLWFLSITIVILLVLLALVVTNDYHAIFGLC encoded by the coding sequence ATGAAGTATATCATTGATACCGGACTGGTATTTGATAGCGACGAAAGAACGCTATTCTTGCAAGAATCACCAGATGAATCACTCGAGATCGGGGCGATCACCGCCCGCTTATTTGTTGAGATGCTAGAAAATGTGGCGGGGGTTGAGCGTGACTATCTGCTGGATGCGGTGTGGTCCAATCATGGTCTGAAACCGTCAAATAATAATCTCAATAACCATATCAGCCTGTTACGCAAGAACATTGCCAGCATTGCTGAGGTGGATGATCTGATCATCACCTTGCCCAAAAAAGGCTTTGTAGTGAATAAGAAATACGCTGTGAACGTGCTCGGGGCTGAGATTTCTGACCGGCCAGAGGAAGAAGACAAAGTGGCAAAAAAGGCTACAGCGATGGACTATCCAGCTACCCTGTGGTTCCTCTCAATAACCATTGTTATTTTGCTGGTGCTGCTTGCCTTGGTGGTTACCAATGATTACCACGCTATATTTGGGTTATGTTGA